One Schistocerca nitens isolate TAMUIC-IGC-003100 chromosome 1, iqSchNite1.1, whole genome shotgun sequence DNA segment encodes these proteins:
- the LOC126259265 gene encoding piggyBac transposable element-derived protein 3-like — protein sequence MFWDKCERFEGLQATFSPTEVAEHNEKQIMDYFQQYFDLAFFKDTSELTNMRYLQQTGRSLKLSAKELGVFIGATILMSCLRYPRVRMYWGKTTRVISITEIMTRDRYFTIRSNLKVTDDNAVTEETRRKDKLWKIRPLLERVKRACLSLPRSPEVAVDEQMILFTGACAMKQFVRGKPNPEGLKNFVLAAPSGLVLDFEIYQGKGTFPEAIGQQLKQGIGASAVLRLCQSLPEGTHVFFDRYFTSVPLLESLAEKNLPATGTIMKSRIPRAVHLTADKILANQGRGSVDQTVRKDRLISIVKWYDQKPVITASTKVGKNPMDQCKRWSKKDRRYIKVPRPAVISCYNKNMGGIDLIDRMMSFYWICTRTKKWTVKTIFHFIDLGIANSWIQYRSDRIKNDEPKKNILQYIDFKIRIAEHLLRGQEEQHSDEDDEESTPKRRRLLPPQSPSPSVTHLPEMTGLKNSMRCKNSGCTKKTKIRCKGCSVFFCLTSQKNCFSEYHQK from the exons ATGTTTTGGGACAAATGCGAAAG GTTTGAGGGACTCCAGGCTACCTTCTCGCCCACGGAAGTTGCAGAACATAATGAGAAACAGATCATGGACTACTTTCAGCAATACTTTGACTTGGCCTTTTTTAAGGATACTTCTGAACTTACCAATATGAGATATTTACAGCAGACTGGAAGGTCTTTAAAGCTGTCTGCCAAGGAATTGGGGGTATTTATTGGAGCAACAATACTAATGTCTTGTTTGAGATACCCTAGAGTTAGGATGTACTGGGGTAAAACAACAAGAGTTATTAGCATTACTGAAATTATGACTCGAGACCGATACTTCACCATTAGAAGTAATTTGAAGGTGACAGACGATAATGCTGTAACAGAGGAAACTAGAAGGAAAGATAAGTTGTGGAAAATAAGGCCACTTTTAGAACGTGTAAAGAGAGCATGCCTCAGTTTACCTCGATCTCCTGAAGTGGCAGTGGATGAACAAATGATCCTGTTTACTGGAGCATGTGCAATGAAACAATTTGTCAGGGGAAAGCCAAATCCTGAAGGGCTTAAAAATTTTGTGTTGGCTGCTCCTTCAGGACTAGTCCTTGACTTTGAGATTTATCAGGGTAAAGGAACATTCCCAGAAGCTATTGGTCAACAATTAAAACAAGGAATAGGGGCCTCAGCAGTCCTCAGGCTTTGCCAGAGCCTTCCAGAAGGAACACATGTGTTCTTTGATAGGTATTTTACCTCTGTTCCGTTACTGGAATCATTGGCTGAAAAAAACTTGCCTGCCACTGGAACAATCATGAAGTCAAGAATACCCAGAGCAGTCCATCTGACAGCAGACAAGATTCTTGCAAATCAAGGACGTGGGTCTGTTGACCAGACAGTGAGAAAAGACAGACTTATTTCTATTGTAAAATGGTATGACCAAAAGCCAGTCATAACTGCATCGACGAAGGTTGGGAAGAACCCTATGGATCAATGTAAAAGGTGGTCGAAAAAAGATCGGAGATACATTAAGGTTCCCCGTCCAGCAGTAATCAGCTGCTACAATAAAAATATGGGTGGCATAGACCTGATTGACAGAATGATGAGTTTTTACTGGATCTGCACCAGAACCAAAAAGTGGACCGTAAAAACTATTTTTCACTTCATAGATCTGGGAATTGCAAATAGCTGGATTCAGTACAGAAGTGACAGAATTAAGAATGATGAGCCAAAGAAGAATATCCTGCAGTACATTGATTTCAAAATTAGAATTGCTGAGCATTTGTTAAGGGGCCAAGAGGAACAACATTCTGACGAAGATGATGAGGAGTCAACTCCTAAAAGGCGAAGATTACTGCCGCCACAATCACCTTCACCTTCTGTAACCCATTTACCAGAAATGACAGGGTTGAAAAATAGCATGAGGTGTAAGAACAGTGGCTGcacaaagaaaaccaaaataagGTGCAAAGGTTGTTCAGTTTTCTTCTGTCTGACATCACAGAAAAACTGTTTCTCTGAGTATCATCAGAAATAA